A stretch of the Oceanicola sp. D3 genome encodes the following:
- a CDS encoding LysM peptidoglycan-binding domain-containing protein: MFRALVVASALLTATLAAVLFMPGIGRNSGAAEAVSTGEMLRSGELASGAEDVAAEPVEAAAVMPEPEVQPLEVAEVATAAAEKQGPLADENALAAAVALSAPAIEDTTPGASGDVEALSRGVLAGLGHELPEEQPAADVASTPDPEAMGGPLVNVERSTKSRASSDRALRDAASWTTDYVLIGLGQGPRKVTSALEDAQEWSTAYVLNGLGAEFSQEADAGNGAGPVVALEDVIAQAIEEGRSDEDLIELIDRLSASGQLDAPAALLRPDGQVDSALVLNALVSASTARAGAEAGARQQAANGAAAAAPTPVQRPVVRQLESPVTYTVKRGDSLAAIAYRFYGVTSRYTMIFEANREALLSPDKIRAGQRLTIPAG, translated from the coding sequence ATGTTCAGAGCTCTGGTTGTGGCCTCTGCGTTGCTGACGGCGACCCTTGCGGCGGTGCTCTTCATGCCCGGGATCGGGCGCAACAGCGGCGCGGCGGAGGCTGTGAGCACCGGCGAGATGCTGCGAAGCGGTGAGCTTGCGAGCGGGGCCGAGGATGTGGCCGCAGAGCCGGTTGAGGCTGCGGCGGTGATGCCGGAGCCCGAGGTGCAGCCGCTGGAGGTGGCGGAGGTCGCCACCGCGGCGGCCGAAAAACAGGGGCCGCTCGCGGATGAGAATGCCCTTGCGGCGGCAGTGGCCCTCTCGGCCCCTGCAATCGAAGACACCACGCCGGGCGCAAGCGGCGATGTGGAAGCGCTCAGCCGGGGTGTGCTGGCCGGGCTGGGCCATGAGCTGCCCGAGGAACAGCCCGCTGCCGATGTGGCGTCCACCCCCGATCCGGAGGCAATGGGCGGCCCGCTGGTGAACGTGGAGCGCAGCACGAAGTCCCGCGCGTCATCCGACCGGGCCCTGAGAGACGCAGCCTCGTGGACGACGGATTACGTGTTGATCGGCCTTGGCCAAGGGCCGCGCAAGGTGACATCGGCACTGGAAGACGCGCAGGAGTGGTCGACAGCCTATGTGCTGAACGGGCTTGGGGCCGAGTTTTCGCAAGAGGCGGATGCGGGCAACGGGGCCGGGCCTGTGGTGGCGCTGGAAGACGTGATTGCGCAGGCGATCGAAGAGGGCCGGTCGGATGAAGACCTGATCGAGCTGATCGACCGGCTTTCGGCATCCGGGCAGCTTGACGCGCCGGCGGCCCTGCTGCGGCCCGACGGGCAGGTGGATTCGGCGCTGGTGCTGAACGCGCTGGTCAGTGCCTCCACGGCACGGGCCGGGGCCGAGGCGGGCGCACGCCAGCAGGCCGCAAACGGAGCCGCTGCCGCAGCGCCAACGCCGGTGCAGCGCCCCGTGGTCCGCCAGCTTGAATCGCCGGTGACCTACACCGTGAAGCGGGGCGACAGCCTTGCGGCGATTGCCTATCGCTTCTACGGCGTGACCAGCCGTTACACGATGATCTTCGAAGCAAATCGGGAAGCGCTTTTGAGCCCCGACAAGATCCGTGCGGGCCAGCGGCTGACGATACCAGCCGGCTGA
- the alaE gene encoding L-alanine exporter AlaE: protein MRLFLVDTLTAVLFFTTVAALSELLIAGMEPSAVLFTRLVMIPVMVATGRPYGWWRDMLFRRFAPRRARARTALDITAFISFQAPVYALTLLAAGATLAQTTAAVGSALVLMVLLSRPYGLLLDWSRRMAGVTPA, encoded by the coding sequence ATGCGCCTGTTTTTGGTAGATACCCTGACGGCAGTGCTCTTTTTCACCACCGTCGCCGCCCTCTCCGAGCTGCTGATCGCCGGGATGGAGCCCTCCGCCGTGCTGTTCACCCGCCTCGTGATGATCCCGGTGATGGTGGCCACGGGCCGCCCCTATGGCTGGTGGCGCGACATGCTCTTCCGCCGCTTCGCGCCCCGCCGCGCGCGCGCCCGCACCGCGCTCGACATCACCGCCTTCATCAGCTTTCAGGCCCCGGTCTACGCCCTCACCCTGCTCGCCGCGGGGGCCACACTGGCCCAAACCACCGCCGCCGTCGGCTCCGCCCTCGTGCTGATGGTGCTGCTCAGCCGCCCCTACGGACTGCTTCTGGACTGGTCGCGCCGGATGGCCGGGGTCACGCCCGCCTAG
- a CDS encoding ABC transporter ATP-binding protein, which translates to MAPIISIKGLQKTYDDGFTALHGVDLDIEEGEILALLGPNGAGKTTLISAVCGLVTPTGGSVTVGGHDIATDYRAAREMIGLVPQEISIEPFEKVLNTVRFSRGLFGKKKDEAHLEKVLKSLSLWDKKDSRNNELSGGMKRRVLIAKALSHEPRVLFLDEPTAGVDVNLRKDMWALVRELRSEGVTIILTTHYIEEAEEMADRIGVIDKGRLLLVEDKDKLMKSLGRKELVLELAEAPATLPDSLQGYDLELDGTRLTYTFDTTAGSTGVTRLMADLASAGLKFTDLSTRQSSLEDVFLSLVEENQDQKEAAQ; encoded by the coding sequence ATGGCCCCGATCATTTCCATCAAGGGATTGCAAAAGACCTATGACGACGGGTTCACCGCGTTGCATGGCGTCGATCTGGATATCGAAGAAGGTGAGATTCTTGCGCTGCTCGGGCCCAATGGCGCGGGCAAGACCACGCTGATCTCGGCGGTCTGCGGGCTGGTGACGCCCACGGGCGGCAGCGTGACGGTGGGCGGGCATGACATTGCAACCGATTACCGCGCGGCGCGCGAGATGATCGGGCTGGTGCCTCAGGAAATTTCGATTGAGCCCTTCGAGAAGGTGCTGAACACGGTGCGCTTTTCGCGCGGGCTGTTCGGCAAGAAGAAGGACGAGGCGCATCTGGAAAAGGTGCTGAAGAGCCTGAGCCTGTGGGACAAGAAGGACAGCCGCAACAATGAGCTTTCGGGCGGGATGAAGCGGCGGGTGCTGATTGCAAAGGCGCTCAGCCACGAGCCGCGGGTGCTGTTCCTCGACGAGCCGACGGCGGGCGTGGATGTGAACCTGCGCAAGGACATGTGGGCGCTGGTGCGCGAGCTGCGCAGCGAGGGCGTGACCATCATCCTGACCACCCATTATATCGAGGAGGCCGAGGAGATGGCCGACCGGATCGGGGTGATCGACAAGGGCCGGCTGCTGCTTGTGGAAGACAAGGACAAGCTGATGAAGAGCCTTGGCCGTAAGGAGCTGGTGCTGGAGCTGGCAGAAGCGCCCGCGACGCTGCCTGACAGCCTGCAGGGCTATGATCTTGAGCTGGACGGCACGCGGCTGACCTATACCTTCGACACCACCGCCGGGTCGACCGGGGTGACGCGGCTGATGGCCGATCTGGCCTCTGCCGGGCTGAAATTTACCGATCTCTCCACCCGCCAGTCGAGCCTTGAGGATGTGTTCCTTTCGCTGGTCGAAGAGAACCAGGACCAGAAGGAGGCCGCGCAATGA
- a CDS encoding ABC transporter permease — protein MNWRAIAAIYRFEMTRFFRTVTQSIVSPVLSTVLYFVVFGSAIGGRIESVEGVSYGAFIVPGLVMLTLLQQSISNASFGIYFPKFIGTIFELLSAPMSFIEVVMGYVGAAATKALFIAGIIMITASFFVELNILHPVWMLAFLVMTAVSFALLGFIIGIWAKNFEQLQLIPLLVVTPLVFLGGSFYSISMLPPAWATVSHFNPVLYLVSGFRWSFFGISDVPVGISLVAVAGFFVVCLLAIYAIFKTGWRIKP, from the coding sequence ATGAACTGGCGGGCGATTGCGGCGATCTACCGATTTGAAATGACGCGGTTCTTCAGGACCGTGACCCAAAGCATCGTGTCGCCGGTGCTTTCGACGGTGCTTTACTTCGTGGTCTTCGGCTCGGCCATTGGCGGGCGGATCGAGAGCGTGGAGGGGGTGAGCTACGGCGCCTTCATCGTGCCGGGGCTGGTGATGCTAACGCTGCTGCAACAGTCGATCAGCAACGCGAGCTTTGGAATCTACTTTCCGAAGTTCATTGGCACGATCTTTGAGCTTCTGAGCGCGCCGATGAGCTTTATCGAGGTGGTCATGGGCTATGTGGGGGCGGCGGCGACCAAGGCGTTGTTTATCGCGGGCATCATCATGATCACGGCGAGCTTCTTCGTGGAGCTGAACATTCTGCATCCGGTGTGGATGCTGGCCTTTCTGGTGATGACGGCGGTGAGCTTTGCGCTGCTGGGCTTCATCATCGGGATCTGGGCGAAGAACTTCGAGCAGTTGCAGCTTATCCCGCTGCTGGTGGTCACGCCGCTCGTGTTTCTTGGTGGGTCGTTCTACTCGATCTCGATGCTGCCGCCGGCCTGGGCGACGGTGAGCCACTTCAACCCGGTGCTCTACCTCGTCAGCGGCTTCCGCTGGAGCTTCTTCGGCATCTCCGATGTGCCGGTGGGCATTTCGCTGGTGGCAGTGGCGGGCTTCTTTGTGGTCTGCCTCTTGGCGATCTATGCGATCTTCAAGACCGGCTGGCGCATCAAACCGTGA
- a CDS encoding GcrA family cell cycle regulator: MSWTDERVETLKRMWGEGQSASQIAKELGGVTRNAVIGKVHRLGLSNRATGASPAPAAKPAAKEKPAAAKPKAKAKPQKAAEPAKEKPAKEEPATQSAAPPMSAARKAIIPAGQPLPPQPSANEISPEALASVREVEKKAKKLSLMELTERTCKWPIGDPATEDFWFCGLSVQQGKPYCEAHVGVAFQPMSSRRDRRR, encoded by the coding sequence ATGTCGTGGACCGATGAGCGCGTGGAAACCCTGAAACGGATGTGGGGCGAAGGCCAGTCGGCCAGCCAGATTGCCAAGGAGCTGGGCGGGGTGACCCGCAATGCCGTGATTGGCAAGGTGCACCGGCTTGGGCTTTCGAACCGTGCGACGGGGGCTTCGCCCGCGCCGGCGGCAAAACCCGCCGCGAAGGAAAAGCCGGCGGCTGCAAAGCCCAAGGCGAAGGCCAAGCCGCAGAAGGCTGCTGAACCGGCCAAGGAAAAGCCCGCCAAGGAAGAGCCTGCGACCCAGAGCGCCGCGCCGCCGATGAGTGCCGCGCGCAAGGCGATCATCCCCGCAGGCCAGCCGCTGCCGCCGCAGCCCTCGGCCAACGAGATCAGCCCCGAGGCGCTGGCCTCGGTGCGCGAGGTTGAGAAGAAGGCCAAGAAACTCAGCCTGATGGAGCTGACCGAGCGGACCTGCAAATGGCCGATCGGCGACCCGGCGACAGAGGACTTTTGGTTTTGCGGGCTTTCCGTGCAACAGGGCAAGCCCTACTGCGAAGCCCATGTTGGCGTGGCCTTCCAGCCGATGAGTTCGCGCCGCGACCGCCGCCGCTGA
- a CDS encoding aspartate aminotransferase family protein, with product MIPSILPTYNRAPLTFVKGEGAWLVEQDGRRFLDLGSGIAVNALGHAAPELVQVLTEQASKLWHVSNLYTVAEQKALADKLVEVSFADTVFFTNSGTETCELAVKMARKFHHAAGNPERIEILTFEGCFHGRSSAAIAASGSEKMVGGFGPVLPGFRHLAWGDMAQFEAEVAKPDVAAVMIEPVQGEGGIRVLPDDQLKAIRAACTAHGVLLIADEVQCGIGRTGKFFGFEWAGIAPDIAMSAKGIGGGFPLGAVLATEAAAAGMVAGTHGSTYGGNPLGCAVGKAVVDVVSDPAFLDAVNRKSGLLRQKLEGLIDAHPEVFESVRGQGLMLGIKCKAPVADVVKAGYDALVITVPAADNVARLLPPLNITEEEISEAITRLDAAATAVETAQ from the coding sequence ATGATCCCCTCCATCCTGCCGACCTACAATCGCGCACCCCTCACCTTCGTGAAGGGCGAAGGCGCATGGCTGGTGGAGCAGGATGGCCGACGTTTCCTTGATCTCGGCTCCGGCATCGCCGTGAATGCTCTGGGCCACGCCGCGCCCGAGCTGGTGCAGGTGCTCACCGAGCAGGCCAGCAAGCTCTGGCACGTGTCCAACCTCTACACCGTGGCCGAGCAGAAGGCGCTGGCCGACAAGCTGGTGGAGGTGAGCTTTGCCGATACCGTCTTCTTCACCAACTCCGGCACCGAAACCTGCGAGCTGGCGGTGAAGATGGCCCGCAAGTTCCACCACGCGGCGGGCAACCCCGAGCGCATCGAAATCCTCACCTTCGAAGGCTGCTTCCACGGCCGCTCCTCCGCCGCGATCGCCGCCTCGGGCAGCGAAAAGATGGTTGGCGGCTTCGGCCCCGTCCTCCCCGGCTTCCGCCACCTCGCATGGGGCGACATGGCGCAATTCGAGGCCGAGGTCGCCAAGCCCGATGTCGCCGCCGTCATGATCGAGCCGGTGCAGGGCGAGGGCGGCATCCGCGTGCTGCCCGATGACCAGCTCAAGGCCATCCGCGCCGCCTGCACCGCGCATGGCGTGCTGCTGATCGCGGATGAGGTGCAATGCGGCATTGGCCGCACCGGCAAGTTCTTCGGCTTCGAATGGGCCGGGATCGCGCCCGATATCGCCATGTCCGCCAAGGGCATCGGCGGCGGCTTCCCCCTCGGCGCGGTGCTGGCCACCGAGGCCGCTGCGGCGGGCATGGTCGCAGGCACCCACGGCTCCACCTACGGCGGCAACCCGCTGGGCTGCGCCGTGGGCAAGGCGGTGGTCGATGTGGTCTCCGACCCGGCGTTTCTCGACGCGGTCAACCGCAAGTCCGGCCTCCTGCGGCAAAAGCTGGAGGGGCTGATCGACGCCCACCCCGAGGTTTTCGAAAGCGTCCGCGGGCAAGGCCTCATGCTCGGCATCAAGTGCAAGGCCCCGGTGGCCGACGTGGTGAAGGCGGGCTACGACGCCCTCGTCATCACCGTGCCTGCGGCCGACAACGTGGCCCGCCTGCTGCCGCCCCTGAACATCACCGAGGAAGAAATTTCCGAGGCCATCACCCGGCTCGACGCCGCCGCAACTGCCGTGGAGACCGCGCAATGA
- the rimO gene encoding 30S ribosomal protein S12 methylthiotransferase RimO: MSSNPPDLRPDLAPRPKFGEAPCEGQPRIGMVSLGCPKALVDSERILTRLRAEGYGISPDYSGADAVIVNTCGFLDSAKAESLDAIGEAMAANGRVIVTGCLGAEPEYITGAHPKVLAVTGPHQYEQVLDAVHSAVPPAPDPFVDLLPASGVSLTPRHYSYLKISEGCNHKCKFCIIPDMRGRLVSRPAHAVVREAERLVEAGVRELLVISQDTSAYGVDIKHSEERGHRAHITDLARDLGSLGAWVRLHYVYPYPHVRQVIPLMADGLVLPYLDIPFQHSHPETLKRMARPAHGEKTLERIAEWRSICPDITLRSTFIVGYPGETEEEFAHLLDWLDEAQLDRVGCFQYENVAGARSNDLPDHVPAEVKEERWARFMEKAQAISEAKLAAKVGQRMDVIVDEIDADGVATCRTKADAPEIDGNLFIDEGTEGLAPGDIVTVEVDEASEYDLWGQRVD, translated from the coding sequence ATGTCCAGCAATCCGCCCGACCTGCGCCCCGACCTTGCCCCACGCCCGAAATTCGGTGAGGCGCCCTGTGAGGGGCAGCCGCGCATTGGCATGGTCTCGCTGGGATGCCCGAAGGCGCTGGTGGACAGCGAGCGGATTTTGACGCGACTGCGGGCTGAGGGCTACGGGATTTCGCCCGACTATTCCGGGGCCGATGCGGTGATTGTAAACACTTGCGGCTTTCTCGACTCGGCCAAGGCCGAGAGCCTCGATGCGATTGGTGAGGCGATGGCGGCCAATGGGCGGGTGATCGTGACGGGCTGCCTTGGGGCGGAGCCGGAATACATCACCGGGGCGCATCCGAAGGTGCTGGCGGTAACCGGGCCGCACCAATACGAGCAGGTGCTGGATGCGGTGCATTCGGCGGTGCCCCCCGCGCCCGACCCGTTTGTGGATTTGCTGCCAGCCTCGGGCGTGAGCCTGACGCCACGCCACTACAGCTATCTGAAGATTTCGGAGGGCTGTAACCACAAGTGCAAGTTCTGCATCATTCCGGATATGCGCGGCCGGCTTGTGAGCCGTCCGGCCCATGCGGTGGTGCGCGAGGCGGAGCGGCTGGTGGAGGCGGGGGTGCGCGAGTTGCTGGTCATCAGCCAAGACACCTCGGCCTATGGCGTGGACATCAAGCATTCCGAAGAGCGGGGGCACCGGGCGCATATCACCGATCTGGCGCGCGATCTCGGCAGCCTCGGCGCTTGGGTGCGGCTGCATTACGTTTACCCCTATCCGCATGTGCGGCAGGTCATTCCGCTGATGGCGGACGGGCTGGTGCTGCCCTACCTTGATATCCCCTTCCAGCACTCCCACCCCGAGACGCTGAAGCGCATGGCCCGGCCGGCGCATGGCGAGAAGACGCTGGAGCGGATCGCGGAGTGGCGGAGCATTTGCCCCGATATCACCCTGCGCAGCACCTTCATTGTGGGCTACCCGGGTGAGACCGAGGAAGAGTTTGCTCACTTGCTGGATTGGCTGGATGAGGCGCAGCTGGATCGTGTTGGCTGTTTTCAATACGAGAATGTCGCCGGGGCGCGGTCGAACGACCTGCCCGACCATGTGCCCGCCGAGGTGAAGGAAGAGCGCTGGGCGCGGTTCATGGAGAAGGCGCAAGCGATCAGCGAGGCTAAGCTGGCAGCGAAGGTCGGCCAGCGGATGGATGTGATCGTGGACGAGATCGACGCCGACGGCGTGGCCACTTGCCGGACCAAGGCCGATGCGCCGGAGATCGACGGGAACCTGTTTATCGACGAGGGCACCGAGGGGCTGGCGCCAGGCGATATCGTAACGGTCGAGGTGGACGAGGCCAGCGAATACGACCTTTGGGGACAGCGGGTAGACTAG
- the argF gene encoding ornithine carbamoyltransferase encodes MNHFLDINKTDITDLRAMIDNATAMKKARAGRLKGLPDDEQPLAGHIVALVFEKPSTRTRVSFDVGVRQMGGQTMVLSGGEMQLGHGETIADTARVLSRYVDLIMLRTFAEDTLLEMAEHASVPVINGLTDRTHPCQIMADVMTYEEHRGPIAGKKVVWAGDGNNVCASFLHAAGKFGFDVTFCGPEQLDPERVFVEEARAAGSKVEFDRDIWSAVEGADLIVADTWVSMHDAQSTRERRHNLLRPYQVNEDVMAAAGEQALFMHCLPAHRGEEVTSAVMDGPQSVIFDEAENRLHAQKAVLRWCLGA; translated from the coding sequence ATGAACCACTTCCTCGACATCAACAAAACCGACATCACCGACCTTCGCGCGATGATCGACAACGCAACCGCCATGAAGAAGGCCCGCGCTGGCCGCCTCAAGGGCCTGCCCGACGACGAGCAGCCGCTGGCGGGCCATATCGTTGCGCTGGTGTTTGAAAAACCCTCCACCCGTACCCGCGTCAGCTTCGACGTGGGAGTGCGCCAGATGGGCGGGCAAACCATGGTCCTCTCGGGCGGCGAAATGCAGCTTGGCCACGGCGAAACCATCGCCGACACCGCCCGCGTGCTGTCGCGCTACGTTGATCTCATCATGCTGCGCACCTTCGCCGAAGATACCCTGCTGGAAATGGCCGAGCACGCCTCGGTGCCCGTCATCAACGGCCTCACCGACCGCACCCACCCCTGCCAGATCATGGCAGACGTGATGACCTACGAGGAGCATCGCGGCCCGATTGCGGGCAAAAAGGTCGTCTGGGCGGGCGATGGCAACAACGTCTGCGCCAGCTTCCTGCACGCCGCAGGCAAATTCGGCTTCGATGTCACCTTCTGCGGCCCCGAACAGCTTGATCCCGAGCGGGTGTTCGTCGAAGAGGCCCGCGCCGCAGGCTCCAAAGTGGAGTTCGACCGCGATATCTGGTCCGCCGTCGAAGGTGCCGACCTGATCGTGGCCGATACATGGGTGTCGATGCACGATGCCCAAAGCACCCGCGAACGCCGCCACAACCTGCTGCGCCCCTATCAGGTGAATGAGGACGTGATGGCCGCCGCGGGCGAGCAGGCGCTGTTCATGCACTGCCTCCCCGCGCACCGGGGCGAAGAGGTGACAAGCGCGGTGATGGATGGCCCGCAGTCGGTAATCTTCGATGAGGCCGAAAACCGCCTGCACGCGCAAAAGGCCGTTCTGCGCTGGTGCCTCGGCGCCTGA
- a CDS encoding DUF6455 family protein codes for MKPLGDERTHYLLAMGMAKATRTDLAQAMEEGALDSEAWSAMVTRCRGCGWAERCGEWLDTAIEEGANCPPSCVNQRRFEELRARSEQARRESDRAVDRASQAIARVEALRQSH; via the coding sequence ATGAAACCGCTCGGAGACGAACGCACGCACTACCTGCTGGCCATGGGCATGGCCAAGGCCACCCGCACCGATCTGGCGCAGGCGATGGAAGAGGGTGCGCTCGACAGCGAGGCATGGTCCGCAATGGTCACCCGCTGCCGAGGCTGCGGCTGGGCCGAGCGCTGCGGCGAATGGCTCGATACCGCGATCGAAGAGGGCGCAAACTGCCCACCCAGCTGCGTTAACCAGCGCCGCTTTGAAGAATTGCGCGCCAGATCCGAGCAAGCCCGCCGGGAGTCCGATCGGGCCGTCGACCGGGCCAGCCAGGCTATCGCTCGCGTGGAGGCATTGCGCCAGAGCCATTGA
- a CDS encoding GSU2403 family nucleotidyltransferase fold protein: MDELSRHSLNAQSAYHDLLRSHLDERVTEIRGTPKLYKVNEKSYWYDTYRTGSAQQRTYIGEDTPELRARLERISEIKAEASERNDHRTRLVRLLRAEGVATMDGGTGSLLSAMARIGVFRLGGTIIGTQAFKLYEGELGVKLGYSGAAMTGDVDIASFERLSVALDDTVSEPMNDVLSNLSFDPVPSLDKGKVWRWRQTRREMLVEFLTPSFEADEGLKPLPSLGVSAQSLHYLNFLLARPIPAVGLYRSGVLVQIPRPEAFAIHKLIVAARREGRDAIKARKDRAQAALLIAALAEDRPGELAEAWEEARAGGPKWCALIDKTLKHMPESAALLAEC; this comes from the coding sequence ATGGATGAGCTGAGCCGACATTCGCTGAACGCCCAATCGGCCTATCACGACCTGCTTCGCTCTCATCTTGATGAGCGGGTCACGGAGATCCGTGGCACGCCAAAGCTCTACAAAGTTAATGAAAAGTCCTATTGGTACGACACGTATCGTACCGGTTCGGCTCAGCAAAGAACCTACATCGGTGAGGACACTCCCGAGCTGAGGGCTCGTCTGGAGCGGATTTCCGAGATCAAGGCGGAAGCATCAGAACGCAATGACCATCGCACGCGGCTCGTGCGCCTGCTGCGTGCCGAGGGCGTAGCGACGATGGACGGGGGCACCGGTAGCCTTCTGTCAGCGATGGCGCGGATTGGTGTGTTTCGGCTTGGCGGCACCATCATAGGCACGCAGGCCTTCAAGCTTTACGAGGGCGAGTTGGGCGTAAAGCTGGGATATTCGGGTGCCGCGATGACAGGCGATGTGGATATCGCCAGTTTCGAACGGCTCTCGGTGGCGCTTGATGACACGGTTTCGGAGCCGATGAACGATGTCTTGTCGAACCTGTCCTTCGATCCCGTGCCGTCGCTCGATAAGGGCAAGGTCTGGCGGTGGCGTCAGACCCGGCGGGAGATGCTTGTGGAGTTCCTCACGCCGTCCTTTGAGGCGGACGAGGGGCTGAAGCCGCTGCCTTCTCTCGGCGTATCGGCACAATCGCTGCATTACCTGAATTTTCTCTTGGCACGGCCCATCCCTGCGGTTGGGCTCTACCGCTCGGGCGTGCTGGTGCAGATCCCGCGACCTGAGGCCTTTGCGATTCACAAGCTTATCGTCGCGGCGCGGCGGGAGGGGCGGGATGCGATCAAGGCGCGCAAGGACCGCGCGCAGGCGGCGCTGCTGATCGCGGCGCTGGCGGAAGACCGGCCGGGCGAGTTGGCGGAAGCTTGGGAGGAGGCGCGGGCCGGTGGGCCGAAGTGGTGTGCGCTGATCGACAAGACGTTGAAACATATGCCGGAAAGCGCCGCCCTGTTGGCTGAATGCTGA
- a CDS encoding N-acetyltransferase, whose product MRAEVAGQDFADWAGVHRLLVESFAFMEGRIDPPSSLAAVTPEGLAEKAEREVLMLVRYGARVVACGFASPRRPVLYLGKLAVTEQLRGRGLLRQMVALAEEMARDGGFEALELQSRVELVENHATFAALGFKEVARTAHEGYDRPTSITFRRVVPPSAKGQAPV is encoded by the coding sequence ATGCGGGCCGAGGTGGCTGGGCAGGATTTTGCCGATTGGGCTGGGGTGCACCGGCTGCTGGTGGAGAGTTTTGCCTTCATGGAGGGGCGGATTGACCCGCCTTCCTCGCTTGCTGCGGTTACCCCGGAGGGGCTGGCGGAAAAGGCGGAGCGGGAGGTGCTGATGCTGGTGCGCTACGGCGCCCGCGTGGTGGCCTGCGGCTTTGCCTCGCCGCGTCGCCCGGTGCTTTATCTTGGCAAGCTGGCGGTGACCGAGCAGCTGCGCGGGCGCGGGTTGTTGCGGCAGATGGTGGCGCTGGCCGAGGAGATGGCGCGGGACGGCGGCTTTGAGGCGCTGGAATTGCAGAGCCGGGTGGAACTGGTGGAAAACCACGCCACCTTTGCGGCGCTGGGCTTTAAGGAGGTCGCCCGCACGGCCCATGAGGGCTATGACAGGCCGACCTCGATCACCTTTCGCCGCGTCGTGCCCCCTTCCGCCAAGGGGCAAGCGCCTGTATAG
- a CDS encoding DMT family transporter — translation MRDATFIPVKPDNLIAAICIVASTCFIALSTLFAKSLTTDALGPALSPFQVSQGRFVFALMVFAMAAAVMRLRLTRPHMGLHIARTGCGWGGVTLMFAAVAYIPMADATALTFTSPVFTLIFAVLLLGERVGWVRWGAVAIALTGATILLRPTPASFQPAALLAMGAAVSMGLEAIWIKKLTGREGRLQILLVNNCIGVVIASVAAVAAGWQMPTGLQWGAAAGVGVTMALTQTLFINGMARADASFAAPFTYGTLVFAAIFDAVVFGVLPGWVSYLGAGVIVAGALLLAWREGRKRPVGLHPGAGVVK, via the coding sequence ATGCGTGACGCCACCTTTATCCCGGTCAAGCCGGACAACCTGATTGCGGCGATCTGCATCGTGGCCTCGACCTGTTTCATTGCGCTTTCCACGCTGTTCGCCAAGTCGCTGACGACCGACGCGCTTGGCCCCGCCCTTTCGCCCTTTCAGGTGAGCCAGGGGCGCTTTGTCTTTGCGCTGATGGTGTTTGCGATGGCGGCGGCGGTGATGCGGCTGCGGCTGACGCGCCCGCATATGGGGCTGCATATCGCGCGCACCGGCTGCGGTTGGGGCGGGGTGACTTTAATGTTCGCGGCGGTGGCCTATATACCGATGGCCGATGCCACGGCGCTCACCTTCACCAGCCCTGTCTTTACGCTGATCTTTGCGGTGCTGTTGCTGGGTGAGCGGGTGGGCTGGGTGCGCTGGGGCGCGGTGGCGATTGCCCTGACCGGCGCGACCATTTTGCTGCGGCCCACCCCTGCGAGCTTTCAGCCTGCGGCGCTGCTGGCGATGGGGGCGGCGGTTTCGATGGGGTTGGAGGCGATCTGGATCAAGAAGCTCACCGGGCGGGAGGGGCGGCTGCAAATTCTGCTGGTGAACAATTGCATCGGCGTGGTGATTGCCTCGGTGGCTGCCGTGGCGGCTGGATGGCAGATGCCGACCGGGCTGCAATGGGGCGCGGCGGCGGGGGTTGGGGTGACGATGGCACTGACCCAGACCCTCTTTATCAACGGGATGGCGCGGGCAGACGCCTCCTTTGCCGCTCCGTTCACCTACGGCACGCTGGTCTTTGCCGCGATCTTCGATGCGGTGGTCTTTGGCGTTTTGCCCGGCTGGGTGAGCTACCTGGGCGCGGGCGTGATCGTGGCGGGCGCGCTACTGCTGGCCTGGAGAGAAGGTAGAAAGCGCCCGGTCGGGTTGCACCCGGGCGCTGGCGTAGTAAAATAA